One genomic region from Streptomyces sp. NBC_00582 encodes:
- the hpf gene encoding ribosome hibernation-promoting factor, HPF/YfiA family yields the protein MDIVVKGRKTEVPERFRKHVAEKLKLEKIQKLDGKVISLDVEVSKEPNPRQADRCDRVEITLRSRGPVIRAEAAASDPYAALDLAAEKLDAQLRKQHDKRYTRRGARRLSAAEVPDHVPGVATLNGNGHPVPSEASDSVPTKKIGSLEVQGDGPLVVREKTHVAAPMTLDQALYEMELVGHDFYLFVDSETKQPSVVYRRHAYDYGVIHLDTDPMVAQVHSPDAGGALGG from the coding sequence GTGGACATCGTCGTCAAGGGCCGCAAGACCGAGGTGCCCGAGCGGTTCCGCAAGCACGTGGCCGAGAAGCTGAAGCTGGAGAAGATCCAGAAGCTCGACGGCAAGGTGATCAGCCTCGACGTCGAGGTGTCCAAGGAGCCCAACCCCCGACAGGCCGACCGGTGCGACCGAGTGGAGATCACGCTTCGCTCCCGGGGCCCTGTGATCCGGGCGGAAGCCGCGGCCAGCGACCCGTATGCGGCACTCGACCTGGCGGCGGAGAAGCTGGACGCCCAGCTGCGCAAGCAGCATGACAAGCGGTACACGCGCCGCGGCGCACGCCGGCTCAGCGCGGCGGAGGTTCCCGACCACGTCCCGGGCGTGGCGACCCTCAACGGCAACGGACACCCCGTGCCGTCCGAGGCGTCGGACAGCGTCCCGACTAAGAAGATCGGTTCGCTGGAAGTGCAGGGCGACGGCCCCCTCGTGGTGCGCGAGAAGACCCACGTCGCCGCTCCGATGACTCTCGACCAGGCCCTCTACGAGATGGAGCTGGTCGGCCATGACTTCTATCTGTTCGTCGACTCCGAGACCAAGCAGCCGAGCGTCGTCTACCGGCGCCACGCCTACGACTACGGCGTGATCCACCTCGACACGGACCCGATGGTCGCCCAGGTGCACTCTCCCGACGCGGGCGGGGCGCTGGGCGGTTGA